Proteins encoded within one genomic window of Nomia melanderi isolate GNS246 chromosome 8, iyNomMela1, whole genome shotgun sequence:
- the LOC116426603 gene encoding putative inorganic phosphate cotransporter: MTHTHNMKRVSIISISEKMKIPTTKPQACFGCRHVQVALMALGFLCCYAVRVTTSVTLEAMTNSASANPDYEEFAWDNSVKDIVLSSFFWGYVCTQIIGSVIAQRWGAHKLFSLAQFVCGIVTLFVPLAAHYSGWEAVCVSRIIAGLCQGTVLPSLHTLLSKWAPIEERGRMSTFVYAGGWIGNVICLLSSGLLSVSSLGWPSCFYFWGGITILSGILFFIIGKESPAEHPRIPQDEKEYIETSLGITETEEKLSTPWRAMFTSLPMWALLATQCAHNWGFWMLLTKIPSYMASVLGYDIKQNGMLTALPYLTAWILSFPTSYVSDMLIKKKVFSVQASRKICNTIGEWVPAIALIGLGYIDKDHPEIAVAVLVIAVASNIAVYCGHNVNHMDLSPNFAGTLMGITNTGANICSLLAPLVASVVVTDSGNVLQWRNIFFLSAVIYFLGNLMFVLFGTCTIQKWNDPVKKDKDNNLKSVRESTVENGSVEKIKPIEDMEAERSV; encoded by the exons TCGAGTTACCACTTCAGTGACACTGGAAGCTATGACGAATTCAGCCAGTGCGAATCCTGATTATGAA GAATTTGCATGGGACAATTCAGTGAAAGATATCGTTCTGAGCTCCTTTTTCTGGGGTTACGTGTGCACGCAAATTATTGGAAGCGTAATAGCACAACGTTGGGGAGCTCACAAGCTTTTCTCGTTAGCGCAATTTGTTTGCGGTATAGTGACACTTTTCGTGCCTCTGGCAGCGCATTACAGTGGCTGGGAAGCAGTGTGTGTTTCAAGAATAATCGCAGGTCTTTGTCAAGGAACAGTGCTCCCGTCTCTTCATACGTTACTTTCGAAATGGGCGCCCATAGAAGAAAGAGGTCGAATGT CAACGTTTGTCTATGCTGGTGGCTGGATCGGGAACGTTATCTGTCTGCTCAGTTCCGGTCTATTGTCGGTTTCTTCTTTGGGCTGGCCAAGTTGCTTTTATTTTTGGGGTGGCATAACTATTCTATCCGGTATACTTTTCTTCATCATTGGCAAAGAGTCACCTGCTGAACATCCGCGCATACCTCAAGACGAGAAAGAATACATCGAGACCAGTCTTGGAATAACAGAAACCGAAGAG aaattgTCGACTCCGTGGCGTGCGATGTTTACTAGCCTTCCAATGTGGGCACTACTGGCAACGCAGTGTGCTCATAATTGGGGCTTCTGGATGCTCCTAACGAAAATTCCGTCGTACATGGCGTCCGTTTTAGGCTACGACATCAAACAA aaTGGTATGCTGACCGCGCTTCCTTACCTCACCGCGTGGATCCTCAGTTTTCCGACCAGTTATGTGTCAGACATGCTCATCAAAAAGAAAGTTTTCTCGGTTCAAGCGTCGAGAAAGATTTGCAACACGATCGGAGAATGGGTTCCAGCGATCGCTTTGATCGGTCTTGGATACATCGACAAAGATCATCCCGAAATAGCAGTGGCAGTGTTGGTGATCGCTGTTGCCAGCAATATCGCCGTTTACTGCGGCCACAACGTGAATCACATGGATCTCAGCCCGAACTTTGCTGGTACCTTAATGGGTATTACAAACACAGGCGCAAATATTTGTAGTCTTTTGGCCCCATTGGTCGCGAGCGTGGTAGTTACGGATTCG ggGAATGTGCTGCAGTGGaggaatatattctttttatcagCAGTAATCTACTTCCTTGGAAATCTTATGTTCGTTTTATTCGGCACGTGCACAATTCAAAAATGGAATGATCCCGTAAAGAAAGATAAAGATAATAACTTAAAGTCAGTGAGAGAGTCCACAGTCGAAAACGGATCTGTAGAGAAAATAAAACCCATTGAAGATATGGAAGCTGAAAGGAGCGTATAG